In Vibrio cyclitrophicus, one genomic interval encodes:
- the malG gene encoding maltose ABC transporter permease MalG has protein sequence MAMVQGKGLKYRVWATHAVLWCFLAMIIFPLLMIIAISFREGNFATGSLIPDNPSLEHWKLALGISVTNADGSVTAPPFPVLTWLWNSIKVAGVTSILIVALSTTSAYAFARMRFKGKETILKAMMIFQMFPAVLALVAIYALFDKLGQYIPFLGLNTHGGLIFSYLGGIALHVWTIKGYFETIDNSLEEAAALDGATPWQAFRLVLLPLSVPILAVVFILSFIATVGEVPVASILLTDVNSYTLAVGMQQYLYPQNYLWGDFAAAAVLSALPITIVFLLAQRWLVGGLTAGGVKG, from the coding sequence ATGGCTATGGTACAAGGTAAAGGCCTTAAATACCGAGTGTGGGCAACGCATGCAGTGTTGTGGTGCTTCTTGGCAATGATAATCTTCCCACTACTGATGATCATCGCGATCTCGTTCCGTGAAGGTAACTTCGCAACCGGTAGTTTGATTCCAGATAACCCATCATTGGAACACTGGAAGTTAGCATTAGGTATTTCAGTGACGAACGCAGATGGCTCGGTAACGGCACCTCCGTTCCCTGTACTGACTTGGTTGTGGAACTCGATTAAAGTGGCAGGTGTTACATCGATTTTAATCGTGGCACTGTCAACGACATCGGCTTACGCATTTGCTCGTATGCGCTTCAAAGGTAAAGAAACTATCCTTAAAGCGATGATGATTTTCCAAATGTTCCCAGCAGTACTGGCTCTTGTGGCTATCTACGCGCTGTTTGACAAGCTTGGTCAATACATTCCGTTCTTAGGCTTGAACACACACGGTGGTCTGATCTTCTCTTACCTAGGCGGTATCGCACTGCACGTTTGGACGATTAAAGGCTACTTTGAGACGATTGATAACTCTTTGGAAGAGGCTGCAGCACTGGATGGTGCAACGCCTTGGCAAGCATTCAGACTGGTTCTACTGCCATTGTCTGTGCCAATTCTAGCGGTTGTGTTTATTCTTTCGTTCATCGCAACAGTAGGTGAAGTACCAGTAGCGTCTATCCTGCTTACTGATGTGAATTCTTATACGCTAGCAGTAGGTATGCAGCAATACCTATATCCGCAAAACTACCTATGGGGCGACTTTGCGGCAGCTGCTGTACTTTCGGCACTTCCGATTACTATCGTGTTCTTACTTGCTCAACGTTGGTTAGTTGGCGGTTTGACGGCAGGTGGTGTAAAAGGATAA